The nucleotide window TTACCACTGTTATTGAAGTGGGAATTCATATCTAAGACAATTGTTTTGACCTAATTACTGAACATGACGTTGAGTTTTACATGATCTGAGAAAGGATTTTAACGTGGTTTGGCCGACAACAAAAGAGAACATAAGTCCCAATTTTACAATGTATCGTGCCAACAACAAAGGACCACAACTTTGGTTGTCCTGAATTACTAACCAAGGTAATAGTTGTAAATATCGAACTCCGACTCAACCTCTAGACTGATAGTCCATAATTATCCTTGATATTCATTATCATTTTTTAGTGCATGTGAATATCAATTGTCGATAGGGTGTGATGCAGCATAGAGCAACAGTTGGTGAGAGAATGATTTGGGTGGGTTTGGTAGTGTTGAGAGATTAAGAAAGCAGATTGATCTTAGAAGAAATAGAGGGTTCTTAGCTGTAGAATAGAGAAATAGAATGAGGTAGGTAAGGGGAGAGAGaccaaggcaccaagccttcaATAAAactcaattttatttcattccaaTCTGTCTTGGGTTTACAATAGGTAGCCATATTTATAGGATTAAAAAACATAACCGCTGAGACTCCTAGAGCACCAAAAGACTCCAAAGACTTATTAATAATAAGACCCTAAAATACTTGAAGACTTAAATAGACATAAAGACTCACTCAAGACCCTTGAGTACTCACCCTAAGATTTAAATATACTCTTAAAAGCACTAGACTCATAATTACTCTTCATAAAACAGAAAAAGGACTCTAGCAAGACCTTCAAACTACCATGGAGACTTTACTTTGGACCAGAAAGGGTTGGGTTTAGTCTTAGACTTCCAAAGAGGATATTTCTTTTCTAACCAAGTCGCTGCTGCTGCATAATGGTGATTGTAGTCAGACCTTCCATTTGCTATTTAGACTTCCcatcttaatttttttcatcAAACATCCTATTTTACCCCTATACTTTACACTTACACCTCCCTCCCCTCTACTTGctcatcaccatcttcacctTCACACCATTCATGTCGTTGGGTGAGCCACATGAATTGGTTCAACATAATGGGAACcacttctccttttttttttcatacataaagaaaacaaactaACACTAAAGATGAACACAGTCAATCAACCTATTATAGTCCTTGCAATTGCTCACCTGACATCTTATTTTGACTCCTAATCTCAGTCCAATTGCATGTCGTCAATGGCCTCCTAGACAATTGCAAATTCCCTTCAAAGACATTTTTGAGCCAAATATTTATGGGGACTGAGCCATCTAACCGATTATACGGAACAAACTGTCAAAGAATCAACAAATTCAACTCTCTTATAGACCAACTACCCTTGCAAAATACTCCAGCAAAATTTCAATGGAGAAATTACTTTCAGCCAGATGACTCTAGTCTGCAATTGAAGATCAAATCAAGAATCAACCTTGAAAGTACCCTATAATAGTGGTTCCATGTCTGTCGTTCAGATTTCTAAGTTCTATTAGGATGGCCAAATAGAAAGAGGGAGAGGGACAAGGAGACGATTATGGTGTCtccttcagtttttttttttaagggtaaAAGAGGgattaaatttttacaaaaattatgGGAGGTTCAAATTGCAATTTAGGAAGTTTGAATAGACTCACCCTTGACGGTAAAAACAACATCTATGCTCAAACATATAACCCTAGTTTAACCGAATTCAGCACAAAACAAAATGTTTGGTACACATTAGGCTTTCAGCTAACAAATTAAACTTAACTACATAATTTCTGACGACCAAAAAGTACACACAAGATTATCAAAGGAATTGTAAGATAAACTTATGTTGGacaatcttttattttttgtcttttgggATGAGAAACATACTTTCATTATTGGGGAAGTGTCCTCTGGCCTACGGGCTATGACTATCAATTTCTAAATAACAATGGCAGTTGGCAATGAAATTCCAATCACTAAAATAAGCAATTTTCTCTAGATATCAGAAGAATAGGAGATGTCATTTGAAATATGTTTCGAAGATATGACTCTAATGAAAACCCCTCAGTCAGAAGATCATGATAATTCTCATGTCCACTAAAGGAAAAGGTGTAGAATTGTCAAATCTAAAAGACTTTGGAAGAATTAGACAGCAAATGTAATTGACAAGGTGAAATCGTACCTTTCCTATAACAGCCTCTGCATCTACATTACCTACCACAACATCACCAGCACGAATGACCCAGTGCCTTGAAAGCAGTTGGCAAGAGTTGAATGTCATTCCATTGATGCTACATCCTTCAGGTACAAGCGACATGCGAATTGAATAGGAAAAAAAGTACTTCCTGATGGTATCTTGAAGATTAGTAAACTCCGGGACAAAGACCGAAGAACAACGAACCTGAGTTAAAAATTATAGAGGATAACATTTAGATGACAAGAAACATGTTAATAGTAGACACTTCTGTAATTGCATTCAGCATAAATTTGAAATAAGTTACTTGGAGGAATCAGACCTTGTAAGCTGAAAAATGTTCATGAACAAGAACTATAAATGTAATGTATAGCATATCATGCTTAACAGGTTTAAAATTTTATACGACCCCATAATTGAAGTTGGAGAGATGTTGCAAGTAATAGCTTGGATCCAGCTTGCCTGGTAGTCATATCTAAAACAGATGCCTAAGGTATGTATAACTTAATAACAAATGACACCATCACCTGCTGCTTTAAGGAAACATTGGGTTTCATGACTTAAACTAAGTTGTTTTACAGACTAAGAGCTGGTTATTACCATGTCAACAGGATTGAACCTTTTGATTCCACAATTCATTAATCACTAATACACCAGGCACAAAAGAATAACAAGAAGGTAACTATAATGCAAAAATTTGCACAATTTCCAGGAGATGCAGAAACTAATAAAAGCACCCACCTGTACGCCACTTGTTACGGCAGTGGAACAGAAAGGGGGTTCCTCTGGAAACTGACAGATGCTTCTCATAGTTTGTTGTTCACGGAGTTTAATAATTCCATTTTCTAGACGGCGGCCGTGTTCTTCCAACCAAAGAAGCATGGCATCCTGCTGTCGATCACCACCGTTGTAATCATGAACTGAATTAACCAACGCATTCGGTACACAAGGAAGCATTTCACCATCAAGCAGAAGGTTGGCCGTACCAACATAGAGTTGACCACTTGTACAGTTGAGGAAAAACAACTTTTGGCTAAATGTAGAAGCAGCCACAACAATATAATCCGGTGTTGCTGAAAAATCAAGCGTTTCCATGATGTCCTTTGTTGCTAATACTATCTGATGTAAAGGCAACAAGCGGACATTAACCATGCGGTCATAAAAAGAATAACCACCTATGAGGCCCAGTAGAGTGCCATTTCGGCTACTTGACCAATTCTTGTCCTCTAAATCTTGACCGTCATGAAAACGATAGAGAATCCTGGTTGGGAGGGGAAGTTTTACTTTCAATGTGTTCTCCAACTCTTGAATGTCAGCTTCTGACGCACCTTTGTTAAGCGTAGACTGAGCCTCTGGGAAATTAAGAGTCAGCCAGTTGGTAATTTTGCCCCAACACCTTTTGACTCGCTTGACAAGGGACCAAGGATACATATGAAAAGATTCCCGCCATGATTGATAACATGCCTGAACCAGACGAAGGGATGTTAGTACTAGTAGGGCATCAACACACAATGAACTTGAAGTGAGTCTATCTCTGTCTGTAATTGAAATTCTAGAAATGAAATAGAAGGACCTTGAAAGAAGGAGCAAGGTTGCCATGAGGATCCAAGGGTTGTGAGAGGTGGAGCTCTTGGGCACAGAAATGGGACCAAAGAGGTTCTTCAGAGGCCGAAGCTCTGAGTTGCTTGCTGACGCACGCGGCTCTCCCTGACTCTTCAGCTCCTAACTTGCGCAGGATTATGTGTAGCGCTAGATCACCCACTGCCTCcaaacccatctctctctctctctcagtctgcCTCTCGGTTGCTGTTTCCAGCTTCTTCTGCTGTAAAGAGTGATTCGGTGACTTCATCTCACATatattctctttattttctacttttctaccaaaaaagaaaaggataacTACCCTCTTTTTAATTTTACCGCATTATTTATTTCTCTGtgatattatttttttgtttaaggaCATCTGATTTATGTGACTGTCTCAAATTTCAAGTGATTTATCTAAATTGTAATAGAGTTAGTTTGACACATATCTTCGGAGATATcttattcattgtatgattcagtTTCCATGTAAAACTTATATTCTCTAGTTGTAatattctatataaagagactcatATATATTATCAATTAAAGCACAactcaattttctctcaatttcagttttcctaaaacatgttatcagtaCGAAACCCTAATCCTGATCATAAATTCATAAACTCGAAAACCCAGCTATCTCCGCCTCACAACTTGAAGACcttgatcccaggagtccagaactggccggaaaaccaccgaaccggccccAAGAAGCAGAAAGTAATCCCTTATCGGTTCGCTACCTCACAGACCATCTCCTACCACCAAACTTGGCCTGATGTAGCGCCTCGATTTCAGAATTCCTGAACCGAAAACATAAGCCAAGAACCAGTCGAAAAGAcactgaaccggccaccggaagagTCCAACAGATCCCTAAACAAACATGTTAGCCTCGCTCTGCCCCTGCTAGCCTCACTAGCACCTTCTAGTTAGCCTCGCTTCAGATTAGCCTTGCCTCGACACAAGCTAACCTCGCCTCCATAGCAGCCTGCCCTAGCAACCCCCACACAGCGCGCATGCCCAACACCGCGCGCACTCCCACCCAGCCCCCGGCTCATATCCCCGCACAACAGCGTAGCAGATAGCCTTGCACACGCCTTGTGAGCACACCCACTCACAGCACAGCACGGCCTTGCGCGTTAGCCTCGCCTGCACTGAAGCCAGCATCCCCAGTCAAGTTCTGACCAGCAACCAACCACCACCACTgaccggcgacttttccggccatctccggcagATTTTTCCGACGACACTTTTTCGAGGTAAATTTTTTATAAAAGTTGCCAGTTTCAAGTAatttactttcttttcttttctcgtGGACTTTCAACCTCACTTCTTCTACCATAGGGAGACCTAAtccaaactgtgggggtttgtgctATCTcgaagcttggagcttgttgagacctccaaacttaaagtttgttgaAAATAAACAATCGACCACATATACATCATTGTCTCGATCTAATCTAATATCTCTTGAAATCGAACTTCTTGGGAGCGATTACGCTCaaaaatttctattgttttcgttGTATCTTTTTCGCAtcgaaactaaccatttttcttgttaTCTTTCAGGACGACTAatctgaacaaactggactttacTCTAtcgggaacaactggctctggatatcacaagtacGTTCGTGATgcccgccagcatctcaaggcccaaggaatcctggatacgattcttgagcctagctaggacgtgctaactgttgtgCAAGCTCCAGATTTAGAAGTAAATAAAGCAGacttggaggcaaataaggagAAAGcggtcatcctaatgactcgacatatggatgattcgctccagtatgagtaTCTGCATCAAGAAAaccctagaaggctgtgggtctaaCTCAAAGAACGCTTTGGCAacatccgtgactccctgcttcctgacctagaagtgagatggcataatcTCTGCTTCTGTGACTTCAAGAcaattcttgactacaactcgaaagtacttcacattaaatccttaacgGAATTCTATGgaaaagagatcacagatgcgatgttgatttaAAGggctctctctaccttcctcatctctgctttgatggttgctaagaactatcgaattaatgttactgcaagacggatcacaaggtttcatgagctcattggagccctgaatatcgctgaaaagcatgacaacatccttgtgaagaactataattcgagacccgTGGGAATAGAGCTTATTccagagtccaattatagttgcaCCCCTAAGGGAAGGCGTCAAGAGCGAAACCTTAAATCTAaagacaattctggacgttctggtcctactctcgctctaatgaggaaggtaaccgccaaaataggccaACACTGAATAGAAAAGGTCAAAGTGGAAAGGGAGAGGGAGGCAAaatttactactttaaggactcatgttaccactttgaggactaatgttaccactttgaggattaATATTACTagtttgaggactcatgtggtaactaagaaaatttaccactttaaggactcatgttacaactttgaagactaatattactattttgaagactcgttttaccacttttaaggcacttgtatgcatgtcatacgttaacacctTGTAGATTTTTCCtgttcgaaaacactcagcataattctcttaactagtagtattatctaaccctcgaatcaactcacacatgcaaattaaccattacacatagcaattaacacgtaatttccagaattgtTTAATCATTGAGACATGATTTTTACCcctcgttagaactaattactacttgtttaactcagcgccttaacaaataacaattactcttggcaaattaagcaaacaaacaagaacacttagcgttattctagcatgcaaacttattaacctactctaaaaattacctaaacacgtaaaagggcacaagattaaaacatgcatcataaaagaattctcgaaatcatctcaataataaactaaaaatctcaaaaatattaacaaaaatattctgaaaatttcgtgtctccaattacacaactcacaaatccaaacacacaaaaccgaaacaaaaattgtaagtagagtcatagttacactttgtaAGTAGAGTCAGTGACTTAGCaataaggtgatgaactcgtctctgctatggtggtggagcgtccttgactcagcgcttAGGAGCTTTGTGGATTGATGGATGTATGGTGGTCACAGCCTTGTAGATGATGgaagtttgaggagtgaattgggcagagtctcggaaaagttttttgtgagccccggaaaagttTATCGAGCTTAAGTGAAATAGTTCGATAATTTACTTATCGATCTCGATAAAAGTTAAAGtactcgagaatattttcagaaattttcactaagagaaatcctcaatttaggagttggataataaagtacacgtcaCGACGAGTTCATGAAAATTTTCGGAGAAGTTTTTggatacccgagctatttatCGTGACTTTCCGAAGTTTTGAGATTttagaaattaattaaagaaatatAAGACAGGTGGAGCGATCCTAGCCATCCACCTCTTCCACCGATTCATCAGGGACGTCCGCTGTTAATTGGGTCAGTTTATATATATGAGTCTTGACCCGTGGGAACACCAGAAGTATCGAGAAAGCGAAAGAACCAGAGTTCTCTGAcccgaaagagagagagagacgacccGGTACGGAAACCCGACCAGAACTCTCACCTCCGGCCACCGACCGATGACGCGTGACCACCGATGTCTTCCTCTCGTCATCGCCGTCACGATTGTGGCCTCAAATTGTCCATGCAcctgatgaggatgaagaatcGACGTTGAGAATGTCCAACTGCCCCGGCGAGTTTCTGCAAAAtctggcgattccggccaccttctgAACCGTAAGTGGTATGAAACCTCACCTCCTCGTCACACTCTATACCCCAATATGATTAGTTTTTCAATTCGGTTGAATTTTGACAAATTGGTTTCTAGGTTGTTTCGGGTTCGACATCATGGTTGCCGCTGGCGACTTCTCCGACAGTTCTGGGCTCGGTTTCCGTTTTGACTGCGTCTATTGAAGTGAAATTGGGAAGCTTCCTGGGTCGATTGCATCAGAAGCATTAGTTCATCATCAGTTGAGTTTCGGCAGTGAGTTGATTTGGTTGGAATCGATTTTCCAAGGTATAATCCTGATCTTGAATCAAAGTTTGGTACTTGGTGATAATCGGATGTTAGTCCCTGAAAGTGAAGATTTGGGTTGGATGTGCGGTATGGTTTGCATGCTCAGAATGAGTGTGTGTGAAATTGGAAACCTCTTGATTTTGTGTTGATGAATCTGCTACTGGTATTGAAATTTTGGATTGGGGTTGATTGCTTTGTTGTATGCTTACTGTGAGATGGTTGACTGGTGATGTAGGGGTTAACTGAATTTTGTTGTTAGGTCGCAATTTTGGCTTTTGTTAATTAAGAAGTAAAAGTACAGGAGTTATGAATTGATTGTGGAATAATCGAAAAATGGTCAAGTTAAGAAGCTTGGGTGTCCTTACTAATTTTGGGTACACCTTGTATGAAAATCGGAAAgtattgggtgtccatagtaaattccaTCGAATTACTATGCGACGAAATTGTTAAGTAAGTTTGAGATAAATTGTTGACGAAATTGGAAACATGTTCTATGCTTGTGCATATGTTAAATGGATAGAAAGTGAAAGAAATAAAGTGAAAGAAATTGATATATAAGCatatatattgggtggccttagtaatcgggtgcactcaatatatgtttggtgaATATCGTAATTTCAAGTGAATGTTCGATAATCTAAGTTAATTATTGAACCTATCTCGATTGGTCAAATGTGGTCAAACTAGTCAATGTTGGTCCAATTGTCAAATCGGTTAACTCCTGGTCAACCCAGGAAAGGCTGGTTGGACGATTTAGTAATCGTCgatatttcacataaattgttcaaaagatattaactatcgaaatgtcggaacttaggactccagttaccactttctgtaacgccccaagctgcacctcaccagcttaagcacgtcacagtgccgcgagcctctaaaacataaaccgaacgctcgatttacattctagagaaccgctaggcattttgtttgaaaacttttcGTAGAAACACAACGGAAGCTACAAatacttttgaggtgaaaaaaaaattcgtttCAATTGGCTAAAGCTTGGAATTAGTGTTCACACAGAGGGTACGCACTTCAAAGAACAAGAGTGTGACTGGATTTGACACTTAGTTGTCTGTTTACAGGTCTTGGAATACGAAGTTCAAGAAATAAAAAGGTAATTTACCGAATttgttctgcacacccagctccatccGCTATTGTCCCGTTACCAgcgcacagtacctgcatccaaactgttataggggtgagctttcgtccatGCTGCTCTACAGGAACTCTACtacgactaggtttgaaactagtaaatatatatatatttgggatcccagtatgaaaataagcttaaaccaaatattttttaggaacgacaaactttaaagtttttcaacttgaaaactgatgcatgatgcttaaataaatacggcgccaaataCAAGTATttcctgatggccggtcccatagacccactacactaccttacctcaaattaatttatcaccaggtaagcgtagcaagagcgtccgctacctagctacacacacggatcgggtcgtcattgcgatcgcTCATCGTCCGACCagtgtaactaaccctccggaggttttggggatcgaacccaaggaagtcagagccacccttcactctcaagccatcacatttctcacatggtttggttagtatgcattgcatttgaacatgaccaaaccataccaactaacatgcatcatttaataacaatataagaaaatcactaaccgaggagagtcctgaatccctacctggattctgatgctttctctcacgcaCTCCGAGAGtcacgaaccttccgttcctcgggtaactggagtcctagattccgacatttcgacCGTTAATATCACATTTGAACAATTATAtgaaatctcgacgattaataaattgtccaaccaacttttcctggtttgaccaagAGTTTACCAATTTGACCACGTTGACCGGCACTTTTTAGTTTGACCACATTTGACCAATCGATACTGGTTTGATAATACCCAAATTACCGAACTTTTACTTGAAATTACAATATCGACCAATTACGACTATGTCGAAGTAAATCAAGCAACCATTTAATTTCAAACATATTAGGCGTACCCGAaatttactaaggccacccaatatgcTATTATCATTTCTTTACTTATTACCCTCACAATACTTATTACCCTCACAAGGTGTGTCCAAACCACTAAGGACACCCAAGATCATAACTTGACCATCTTTCATAATTTCTGTGCTTGGACTTCTTAACTATCCATAGCCACAATTCACTCGGAACCCACACAAGTTACTCATTCATCACTagtcatcaattttttttcacaGAAACCTCATGTACCCACAGTATCCATTCAACCATTCAATCAATTTCTCAAACTTTTCCCAATCATTTCGATTAACCTGCCTTAGCaacactaacaagactttaacTTACAAAACCAGAAACAATTCCAAATCACCAAATCACACATCAATTCAAATCAAGTCACTACCAACCCAGTCtgcatatgcaaacaacatctcATAGTCAACACAATACACTTAACTCGTGCATCACCGGTCAACCATTTCACAATGAGCATACAACACAGCAATCAATCCCAATCCAAAGTGCAAAAACTTTCAGAGAACAGAACTTTGGTTCGAGGTTCTGCATTATACCTTTGAGAGCTTTGATTCGTAAACTGTTGCTTCGGTGCTCAAACTCGGTTCTCCGGAACAAAGCCGATGACAAGCTGTTGATTCGATGCTCACAACTCAGCGAGTTCCTAAACCCAGTTCCAAATCGTTGTCATCCTTCATCAACAGGAGCAGTGAAGCCAGAACGAACTAGGAAAAGCCAGAGAAATCGCCGACGTCGAAGAACAACGCCGGAACCGATATGAACCCAGAAGCAAAACCAGCAAAACTCCATCAATTTCAAAGACTAATTAACCTAACGTGTAGAGAAAAGCGAGAGGAGGAATTTCTATACCGAATGTGGCCCAGACAGTGGCCGGAAATGGCTTAACTTCGCCGGAGCAGTCAGATCTTCTCATTGTCGTTTCTCCCTCCTCGTCTGATGCATGGGCGATCAAAGACCACAGTCATGACGGCGACGACGAGACGAAGGCGATGGTGTCTGTGCGCCGGCCGGAGGTGGTCTGACGGTGGAGCGCCGACCGGGTTGAGATGTCGGGCCAGAGAGctcccagctctctctctctctctctcgaagtCTCGACCATTCTGGATCTTCCATCTA belongs to Rosa chinensis cultivar Old Blush chromosome 4, RchiOBHm-V2, whole genome shotgun sequence and includes:
- the LOC112200032 gene encoding F-box protein SKIP16 isoform X2; the encoded protein is MKSPNHSLQQKKLETATERQTEREREMGLEAVGDLALHIILRKLGAEESGRAACVSKQLRASASEEPLWSHFCAQELHLSQPLDPHGNLAPSFKACYQSWRESFHMYPWSLVKRVKRCWGKITNWLTLNFPEAQSTLNKGASEADIQELENTLKVKLPLPTRILYRFHDGQDLEDKNWSSSRNGTLLGLIGGYSFYDRMVNVRLLPLHQIVLATKDIMETLDFSATPDYIVVAASTFSQKLFFLNCTSGQLYVGTANLLLDGEMLPCVPNALVNSVHDYNGGDRQQDAMLLWLEEHGRRLENGIIKLREQQTMRSICQFPEEPPFCSTAVTSGVQVRCSSVFVPEFTNLQDTIRKYFFSYSIRMSLVPEGCSINGMTFNSCQLLSRHWVIRAGDVVVGNVDAEAVIGKEAIDDMQLD
- the LOC112200032 gene encoding F-box protein SKIP16 isoform X1, with amino-acid sequence MKSPNHSLQQKKLETATERQTEREREMGLEAVGDLALHIILRKLGAEESGRAACVSKQLRASASEEPLWSHFCAQELHLSQPLDPHGNLAPSFKACYQSWRESFHMYPWSLVKRVKRCWGKITNWLTLNFPEAQSTLNKGASEADIQELENTLKVKLPLPTRILYRFHDGQDLEDKNWSSSRNGTLLGLIGGYSFYDRMVNVRLLPLHQIVLATKDIMETLDFSATPDYIVVAASTFSQKLFFLNCTSGQLYVGTANLLLDGEMLPCVPNALVNSVHDYNGGDRQQDAMLLWLEEHGRRLENGIIKLREQQTMRSICQFPEEPPFCSTAVTSGVQVRCSSVFVPEFTNLQDTIRKYFFSYSIRMSLVPEGCSINGMTFNSCQLLSRHWVIRAGDVVVGNVDAEAVIGKYPLLHPGEPEFVYESCTPLPSLSGSIEGSFVFVPGRLADPKGRGFEVLAARFPLQLPDYIF